From the Oscillospiraceae bacterium genome, the window AAATGCCGTCGCTCAACGGATAAAAGCTACCCTGGGGATAACAGGCTGATCTCCCCCAAGCGTCCACAGCGACGGGGAGGTTTGGCACCTCGATGTCGGCTCGTCACATCCTGGGGCTGAATTCGGTCCCAAGGGTTCGGCTGTTCGCCGATTAAAGTGGCACGCGAGCTGGGTTCAGAACGTCGTGAGACAGTTCGGTCCCTATCTATTGCGGGCGGAGGAGATTTGAAGGGAGCTGTCCTTAGTACGAGAGGACCGGGATGGACGTACCTCTGGCGCACCAGTTGTCCTGCCAAGGGCACAGCTGGGTACCTATGTACGGACGAGATAAACGCTGAAGGCATCTAAGCGTGAAACTCCCCCTGAGATGAGATCTCCCACACTGGTAAGGTGGTAAGGCCCCACGAAGACTACGTGGTTGATAGGCCGGAGGTGTACGCATGGCAACATGTTAAGCTGACCGGTACTAATAGGCCGAGGGCTTGACCTTGGAAAAGTGGGTAAACACTTGTGGTGCTGACAAAGAGCTCTCTTTATTTGGTTTTGAGGGTGCGACGAGTGCGAAGCACTCTGTGCTTCGCAAGTGATGAGTGCTGAGTGTTGAGTGCTGAGTGGAGAGACGGTAGGACGGAGGTTGCTCAACGCAGAGCTTAGAACTGCGAAGCAGAGGATATGCACCTTTAGCTCAGTTGGTAGAGCAGCTGACTCTTAATCAGCGGGCCCTGGGTTCGAGTCCCTGAAGGTGCACCAAGATAATTGATAATTGATAATTGATAGTTGATAATTTCTATTGTTACTATCGATTGATAAGGCCCGTTGGTCAAGCGGTCAAGACGTCGGCCTCTCACGCCGGAAACGGGGGTTCGATTCCCCCACGGGTCACCAGAGGGTGAACACAGAACAATCTGGATGCCCCAAGAAAAGACAGCAAAATTATCAACTATCAATTATCAATTGTCAAGTCGGTGCCTATGGCGGTGAGGGTCCACCCGTTCCCATTCCGAACACGGCAGTTAAGCTCATCTGCGCCCACGATACTTGGCGGGCGACCGCCTGGGAAAATAGGTCGGCGCCGACATCCATGGTTCAAGTGTCAGTCCTTCTCGTCTGACACTTGAACCATCTATCCTTCTGTTCATCTATCCCTTCCATCTTCCTCAATAGCTCAGTCGGTAGAGCATGCGGCTGTTAACCGCAGGGTCGTTGGTTCGAGTCCAACTTGGGGAGCCAGCGCGTTGCCGCCACGAGGCAAAGCTCGTGGCGGCGTGCCTTGTCCGCTTTTTAGGGGCCCCCAGCCCCCCACCTCGTGGGCCATTAGCTCAGTTGGTTAGAGCCCCCGGCTCATAACCGGATGGTCCTAGGTTCGAGCCCTAGATGGCCCACCACAGAAACGCTGCAATACCAATGGTTTGCGGCGTTTTCTTTTGTTTGCGGCGGCGTTTTTGGTGTTGGATAGGCTGCCTCTTGGCGCCAAACTTAAAAGTGAAATGAAGCCAAACTCAAAAGCGATCTGTTGACAAAGTGAAAAGTCTTTGGTATGCTGTGTGCAGGTGATGGACTATGAGCATGGACTATATAAAACGAATTTCAGATGAAAAACTGGCGCTTTTGCTTCGCGCGAAGGGAGCCGTCCTCATAGAAGGACCCAAGTGGTGCGGCAAAACAAGCTCTGCCGAAATGCTGGCCAAAAGCGTTCTGTATATGCAGGACCCCGACACATCGAAGGCGAACAGGCTGACGGCGCAAACGAAGCCTTCGCTGTTGCTGGAAGGCGAAACGCCGCGCCTGCTCGACGAGTGGCAGGTCGCGCCGGAGTTGTGGAACGCCGTTCGCTTTGCGGTTGACAAGCGGCACGCAAACGGCCAGTTCATCCTCACCGGCTCTGTCGTGCCGACCAGGACAGACGACATGCATACCGGAACCGGGCGCATTGCGCGCATGAAGATGCGCACGATGTCTTTGTTCGAGACCGGCGATTCGACCGGCGAGATATCCCTCGAAGCGCTGTTCAACGGCGCCGCCGGTCTGGAAGGGCGGTCCGGCGTTTCCGTCGAAGCGCTGGCGTTTCTGATCAACCGCGGCGGCTGGCCGGCCGTAGCGCGGGAAACAGATGAAAAAATCGCCTTAACTGTCGCCGGGGACTATCTGGAAGCCGTGGCCAACGAGGATATCTCAAGGGCCGACGGTATCGAGAAGAACCCCGACAGGGTAAAGGCGCTCATGCGTTCTTTGTCGCGCAATGTATCGAACGAGGCAAGGACCACAACCATATTAAACGACCTGATCGCAAACGACGAGGCGCTGTCACAGGTCACCGTCGACCAATACATCAGTGCGTTGAAAAAAATATTCGTGATCGAGGATCTGCCCGCGTGGAGCGTCAGGCTACGCTCAAAGACCGCAATTCGCACCACGGCGAAGCGGCATTTCACCGACCCGTCAATTGCAACGGCCGCGCTTCGGGCAGCGCCCAAGAGGCTCCTCTCGGACTTTGAGACTTTCGGATTTCTGTTCGAGTCGCTTTGTGTGAGAGATCTCAGGATCTATGCGGAGAGCATAGACGGCAATGTCTATCATTACCGCGACAAGAGCGGGCTTGAAATAGACGCGGTCGTCCAACTTGCGGACGGCCGCTGGGGCGCTGTCGAGGTCAAGCTGGGGGCGGGCGAGATTGAGGATGCCTCGAAAAATCTGCTCAGACTGAAACAGGCCGTGGACACGGAAAAAATGAATGAGCCGTCCTTTTTGATGGTGCTCACGGGGACGGAATACGCTTTTCAGATGAAAAACGGCGTCTGGGTCGTGCCGCTTGGCTGCCTGAAAAATTGACCGTATCCATCTGGCGATTGTGGCGTGAGGCGGCTGTCGTTTGATCACGCGCGATGCGGTACAGTCACGGCGTGTACTCCCGCCGTGACTGTACCGATCATGTCATGTTCCGGAGAGTCGTCCGAGAGCGCGGGTTGGTCGGGCGACGTCTCATAGGTGAACGCCGCGGTCGCCGTCGCGGTCGCCGCCTCGCCGCCGATGGCGATCTCACCGGCGTGCAGGACGCGGTTTTTCCAGCGCAGCGAGCCCTCTACAAAGAACTTGTACGTTCCGGCCGGTACCGGGGCGCCGTCCGCCCCGGTCAGGTCCCAGGTGTAGGACTGGGCGCCGGACTTCGGCGTCGCGCCGGCCATGACGTCCACCTGTTCCTTGGACAACCCGGCAAGGCCGGATCGATCCACCCAGGTCGGAATGGAATCCGGCCTGTTTTTGTACCCGCCGGCCGCCGTGAATTTTGTCGCGTACAGCGTTTTGACGTATTGGCCATCGGCGGTCTCCACCCAGACGGCGAATTGGTTGGAGGCGTGACCGGACTGTTTTTGAAAGTCGAAGGCGATGGTCGCCCAGGACCGATCCGACGGCGTCTCCGCGGGCTGCGCCGGTGTGCCGGTGCAGCCGGGCAGCGCGGCCAGCGCAAACAAAAGTATGACGGCAAGAAATCTGTGCGGTTTCAATGTATGCACACCCATCACTCCTCGATCGCTAAAATCATAACGACTAACAGCCCGTCCAGCCCGCCGCGCGCCCGCGCGATTTCCTGCACGTAGTCCGTCCCCGCATACCCGAAGCCGGTGGCATACCCGGCGGGGTCGTTCACCGCGCGCCGGACCATCTCCTCGGTGTCCTCCGTAGAACAGGCTGCGGCCGTTGTCGTACAGCGCATAAAAAAGATTCCTGGCCGGCGCCGATACAGGTACTCAGTGGGCTGATGCGTTGCTTGTAGATGCCATACCGGCCTTCGAACACGCCGTAGCGCTTGATGTTGTAGCCCTCCGGCGTGTCCACGCTGTCGCCGCTCTTGTCCACATGCTGAAGGAATATCGATGAGAAGACATCCGTCATGGCGGCTTCCAGCCGCTCCGATTTTGTCCGGGCGATCCAAAGCAGGTCCTTCGGGTGGATCCACCGCGTAATCCCGGCGATGCGCGGTACGCCCCGCTTTTCGGCGGTCTCTTGGATGGTTTCCACTGTGTCCACCTCTCGTTCGCTGTGGCGCCATTGTACCACACATTTGGAGCAATAGCAAGCGCACAGAAACGTCCATACCGCTCAGGCATAGACGTTCCCGTTGTTTTACATTTTAATTGATACAGCGAAAATTCAGGTGGTCGGTTACGGAACAGGGTTCATCTTCGGGGCATACGTAACGCTGTCCCATACGAACAATTTCAGCACATAATCCCCCTTGACGGCCAGTGTCAGGCCGATTTCTTCGTCTGCGTCATGCAGCGCAACCTGTTTGGAGTCAACCGCAAGCAACCTGCCTGTGAGCTTATCGTACTCGGCGATCACTACGTTGACCGTGCTTAATGTGGTGGTGTTGTTCGATACATAGGCCGAAACATCGATTTTCCCGTCCGATTCGGCCGCCGTAAACGACGCTTCCCAATCCGGCGCCGATACCGGTACAAGAGCCGTTATCTTTTGCTCCAAATCCGTCGCCGCGGCATCCGCCTGATACTGCAGGATTTTGTCCCCGTCGCGCACATCCAAAGCCTTCTGCAACGAATCCTGCATGTTTTGCCAGGACGCCGGGGTAAATTTGTTTCCTCTCAGCGCTTTGGCCTGAGCGACCAGAGAATCAAGCCTCTCATAATCAACCAAAGGCAAAAGCAAGGATGTCATCGGGACGATCTGGCGCGCTCCGTCGTCAATCGTCCAATACAGCAACGCGCATGACCCGCCTTCAATTTCCATGTAACGCATCTCAAAATTATATATTTCGCCTTCCTGCAGCGTTACCGCTTTTGTTGATTTATATTGCTCCCAATCGTTAACCCACCAGTTGATCAGGTTGGCTTCGCTGTTGAAGTCGAATTGAACGCCATTGTCGGTATATGTAGTAAATACATATGTCCCCGTGACAGGCGCTTTGATCCTTCCGGTCCATCTGACGCCCGCGTAGTCGCTTTGCCCGGCGTGTTGTGAAAGCAGGCCTTCCATATTGCTGAAATTGATATTGTCGTCAATCAAAACATCCTTTTTCCTCGTCGCGTCCAGACCGTAAGGATAGACAGCTCCGCGATCAAGACCTGTTCTTCTCTGCAGGGTATAGTATTCAGCCTGAACGCCGCCGACATAAACCAGCGATTCGATAGCCTTGATTAACGCAATCACGGCATCGTCAACTTGCTGCTGTGTCGAATTCAAATCCTCATATACAGCCAGCGCGTTGTCATGCACAGCCCGCAATTGCCTCAGCGAACTTGACGTGTAATCTTTCAGCAATTCGCTTTCGGCCAGTAAAAGCATCTGTTTCAGATTGGACTTGTTAACGCTCGAATCGCCGAACTTAATCCAGTCGATATTCGCGACGCCCTCCCTGTCGTTGTCAGCCTTAAATACCAGATAAATATCATGCTTCCCAACAACCGTGTCCGAAAGTTTCGCCGTCAAGGTATGCCACGTCTGCCAGCCTCCGGTGTTTTCGACGTCAATCGTAGCGATCAAAGGTCCGACCGCGGAATCGATTCGTACGTCCACGCGCCCGCCTGCGGACCCGACCGCGACTCTCGCCTGGACAACATTCGCTCCCGCTCCGAGGTCAATGTTTTGATACATGATGAAATCATTGTTGTTCGTGCTGCAGATATTCATCCCGGTAAGGGCGCTTGCCTCAAGCGTCAACCCGGACTGCAGGTTGAAACTTTCGGCTTCGATAACACGGTTCAAATCGCTGGCGGTCTGTTCGCCGAAAACTTTTATCTCAAAAATGCTTGTAGCGTTGTCGCCGTTCACTTTGTTTCCGGCTTCCGCCGTTTCTGGGACGCTCTCGGTTTTATGGATTGTGATGCGCACATACCTCGCCGTTACGTCGACGCCACCGGCAGTCGTATCCTCTACAGGCGAATACTGCGCGCCTTCGGTGGTTTTATCAACATAAATCCGCCAATTTTCGCTTTCCGTCGCGGAATCGATATCCTTCGCGTGCTCTTGCGTAAGCGTTTCGAGCTTATAGAAGTATTTCTTATTCGTAAACTCGAACGTCGTCTGTATGGCCGATATATCGGAATCACTGCCCAGATCCACGATTAACCACGGATTTTTGGCACCCAGGCCCGCGTCCCAGCGGGTGCCCCCATTTTCGTCAACCGCGAAGTTACCGCTATATCTGAAGTTGACATTGGATTGAGAGGTCGGCGCGTATACCCTGGCGGACGAAACTCTGGTCTGTTTCCCCAGGGCTATATTGGTGCGTTTTTCGGGGTTCTCAAACAACGCGACACCGGAATGGGACGGAATGACTTGTTGGATACTCCCATCCGCGTTAAAATTGAGCTTCTCAATACATGTCTGCCGTTTGCTGTCGACAAAAGGATAACTCTGACGATGATAAATTATATAGTAGTCGTCGCCCTTGACAAATGTGGCATGATGCCCCGGCCCCAGGATATTTTTTTCGTTATCGGTGGACAAAATCGGATTATCATACGAACCGTTTATCTCGCGGTATGGGCCAAAAACGTCGTCCGCGACCGCGTACCTGACATTATAAGCCGCGCCGCCGTCCGTTGACCAGACCAGGTAATACAGGCCGTTGCGTTTGAATATCTCCGAAGCCTCAAAAGAGTTTCTTATGCCTTCCGCCGTGTAATATTTGAACGGATTGGTTGCTCGGCCGGATGTCCGGTTCATGCGGGGGTCGTCCTGTGCCCCGGCGGAGACTTTGCCCTCCGCGTCGAAATCCAGTTTTATGATGCAAAACGTCCAGGCGCCGACGGTCATATAAATAGATCCGTCGTCATCCAGAAAAAACTGTCCGTCGTGCGTGTTGATAAACGGCTTGTTCGGCTCAACTTTATTCGCGTCAACCCACGGCCCAAATAGCGAATCCGACATGCCGATTCGCTGGCTGCCGATGGTATATGTAATATAGTATTTTTGATTTTTGGGATTGTATATTACGCTCGGAGCCCAAACCATATCGTGCGGCTGTTCATCGTAATCGTTGGATTTCATGAACCACTCTTCCGGCAATTCCACGTCCCGATGTTCCCAGCTGATTAAATCTTTCGAATACCAGACTTGAGTCGGCCAGGTGTTTTTTCCGCCGTTCCCGTCGTTTGTCGCAAAAACATAATAATACTGCGAATGTTCGTCAAAAAAGATCGAACCGTCCGCGGCGTATCCCGGCACAAAGGGGTTGGTGTTACCGATCTGGAAAACATGCTCCACGGCTTTGTTCGGCACATCCGCCCCTCCGAACGCCGCGTCAAGATCCGCGACCGTTACCGGGCGTACCGTTATGCTGTCCGCGACGAATTGTCTGCCCCAGGCGCGGAACCCGACAGAACCGGCTGTATATGTGGTGTCAACGAAATTAAAGATCTCTTCGCCGTCGCCGTAAATCGCGATCTTGCTGCCATAGACGACAATTTTGATTGTGTGCGATACGCCAACGGCGATACTCCGGTTGCTGCTTCTGTTTATCTCTGCCCAATTGTTGTTTGCTCTGCCAAGTATGTAGTAACTGGGGCCAAATCCAATGTAATAGCCCTTATACGAATCGGAACTCCCGTTGACGGCATCGGTCGTTCTGAACATTACGCCGGCGTTGCTCGTGGCGTCGCCGTTGAGGGTAATGGCCGCTTCCACAACGTAGTCTTTCCATTCGTACGGGTTTTGGCCGTCCGGGAGCGAATTTAGGATCGCTTTTACGTTGT encodes:
- a CDS encoding family 43 glycosylhydrolase, with protein sequence MAFRRMISCFWVMVLSISLTAQLSATGVELGSPAYSDFGPMADAQQYWNLVGAADKMRFVSAGANASKISFDDSDNVKAILNSLPDGQNPYEWKDYVVEAAITLNGDATSNAGVMFRTTDAVNGSSDSYKGYYIGFGPSYYILGRANNNWAEINRSSNRSIAVGVSHTIKIVVYGSKIAIYGDGEEIFNFVDTTYTAGSVGFRAWGRQFVADSITVRPVTVADLDAAFGGADVPNKAVEHVFQIGNTNPFVPGYAADGSIFFDEHSQYYYVFATNDGNGGKNTWPTQVWYSKDLISWEHRDVELPEEWFMKSNDYDEQPHDMVWAPSVIYNPKNQKYYITYTIGSQRIGMSDSLFGPWVDANKVEPNKPFINTHDGQFFLDDDGSIYMTVGAWTFCIIKLDFDAEGKVSAGAQDDPRMNRTSGRATNPFKYYTAEGIRNSFEASEIFKRNGLYYLVWSTDGGAAYNVRYAVADDVFGPYREINGSYDNPILSTDNEKNILGPGHHATFVKGDDYYIIYHRQSYPFVDSKRQTCIEKLNFNADGSIQQVIPSHSGVALFENPEKRTNIALGKQTRVSSARVYAPTSQSNVNFRYSGNFAVDENGGTRWDAGLGAKNPWLIVDLGSDSDISAIQTTFEFTNKKYFYKLETLTQEHAKDIDSATESENWRIYVDKTTEGAQYSPVEDTTAGGVDVTARYVRITIHKTESVPETAEAGNKVNGDNATSIFEIKVFGEQTASDLNRVIEAESFNLQSGLTLEASALTGMNICSTNNNDFIMYQNIDLGAGANVVQARVAVGSAGGRVDVRIDSAVGPLIATIDVENTGGWQTWHTLTAKLSDTVVGKHDIYLVFKADNDREGVANIDWIKFGDSSVNKSNLKQMLLLAESELLKDYTSSSLRQLRAVHDNALAVYEDLNSTQQQVDDAVIALIKAIESLVYVGGVQAEYYTLQRRTGLDRGAVYPYGLDATRKKDVLIDDNINFSNMEGLLSQHAGQSDYAGVRWTGRIKAPVTGTYVFTTYTDNGVQFDFNSEANLINWWVNDWEQYKSTKAVTLQEGEIYNFEMRYMEIEGGSCALLYWTIDDGARQIVPMTSLLLPLVDYERLDSLVAQAKALRGNKFTPASWQNMQDSLQKALDVRDGDKILQYQADAAATDLEQKITALVPVSAPDWEASFTAAESDGKIDVSAYVSNNTTTLSTVNVVIAEYDKLTGRLLAVDSKQVALHDADEEIGLTLAVKGDYVLKLFVWDSVTYAPKMNPVP
- a CDS encoding DUF4143 domain-containing protein, which encodes MSMDYIKRISDEKLALLLRAKGAVLIEGPKWCGKTSSAEMLAKSVLYMQDPDTSKANRLTAQTKPSLLLEGETPRLLDEWQVAPELWNAVRFAVDKRHANGQFILTGSVVPTRTDDMHTGTGRIARMKMRTMSLFETGDSTGEISLEALFNGAAGLEGRSGVSVEALAFLINRGGWPAVARETDEKIALTVAGDYLEAVANEDISRADGIEKNPDRVKALMRSLSRNVSNEARTTTILNDLIANDEALSQVTVDQYISALKKIFVIEDLPAWSVRLRSKTAIRTTAKRHFTDPSIATAALRAAPKRLLSDFETFGFLFESLCVRDLRIYAESIDGNVYHYRDKSGLEIDAVVQLADGRWGAVEVKLGAGEIEDASKNLLRLKQAVDTEKMNEPSFLMVLTGTEYAFQMKNGVWVVPLGCLKN
- a CDS encoding DUF2271 domain-containing protein yields the protein MHTLKPHRFLAVILLFALAALPGCTGTPAQPAETPSDRSWATIAFDFQKQSGHASNQFAVWVETADGQYVKTLYATKFTAAGGYKNRPDSIPTWVDRSGLAGLSKEQVDVMAGATPKSGAQSYTWDLTGADGAPVPAGTYKFFVEGSLRWKNRVLHAGEIAIGGEAATATATAAFTYETSPDQPALSDDSPEHDMIGTVTAGVHAVTVPHRA